The Stieleria maiorica genome includes the window TGGCAGATGCCAGTCACCCGTGCGGAGTGGTGTCGCAGCCGCGGGGACGGCGAGAAGAGCAATGCACGAAAGCGTCGCAAAGGAGGCGATCCAGGTCGGCAGTAACAGTGGGGCCGACGACAAGGACACGATCGCTTGGGAGGCCAGTTGCAGCATCCGCCGTAGCGGCCAGTGCGTGACGCCCCCGTGCCTGGGATCTCGATGGAAGTTCACCGCGACCTGTCGATAACCGACCCAGGCGCACAGGCCGCGAAAAAAATCGGGCTGCTGCTTCAAACCCGCAATCGTGTGGGCCACCTCGCGCCGCATGAGGCGAAAATTTCCGACGCCCTTGGGCACCTCGATGTCCGAGACCAAATTGATCAAGTGGTAGAATCCCCAAGCGGTCAATCGTTTCGCGATGGTTTCGCCCGATCGAGAAAGTCGGCGACCGTAGGCCACGTCTGCGCCGTCGCGAATGCAGCGGAGCATTTCGGGCAACAACTCCGGCGGGTCTTGAAGATCCGCATCCAGGACGAAGACACAGTCGCCCGTGCAGTAGCTGAGTCCCGCAAGGATCGCGCGGTCTTGGCCAAAGTTCCGTGTCAGATCGACACCGACAATACGTCGGTCCGTCGTCACGAGATCGCGGATTTGATCCCAACTGCGATCGGTGGAACCATCGTTGACGATGACCAATTCGAACTCGACATTGCAGTTCTCGCACGCCTCGCGCGTGCGCGTCAGCAGTGCCTGCAATAACGCACCGTCATTGAAACAGGGAACGACGATCGAGACCGTGTCGACAAGCTCATCATTTGACATGGGTGCCCCACTCATAAAAATCTTCGAAGAAATTTTGTCAGTGCCGAAGTGTGTTTCGCCGTCGATCGGTGAGTTCAAACTCGCTCGCCGGCGGCCAAAGTCGCTGTCTCCTGAAATGCGTGGGACCCGCCGTCCCATCGCGGCGCTCGGTCGCCCATGACCGGCGTCCGGGAGTGATCAATTCAATGCCGAGTTTGCGCGTTTGGCCGGCAACGTGGATGAAGAACCGGTGTGTTCGGCCGGCGAGGGGCAGGGGCGCCAATTGCGCCACCGCAGCGCGGCCCCCAATGCTCGAAATCCGTACGCCGGTGTCAGTTTTTTTCCGTCGGACATTGCACGTGGTGTGTAACCAATCGGGATTTGCGAGATCGGGATTCCCGACCGCATCAACTTCGCCGTGATCTCAACACATCCCTCGAATCCCACCGATCTCAGTTGAAGCGAGGTGAGGACGGACCGAGGGATCAGCTTGTAGCATGTCGCATGGTCGCGAACAAATCGGCCGAACAGGAGGAGGATCGACAAATCGACTCCGAGGACACCCAAGGCAAACACCCAGCGATTCGGGCGATGCCAACTGCCGCGGCGTTTCCCATAAACGACTCGATGCCCCGTTTCCGCGTGCGCGAGTAATCGATGGATATCGCGAGGATCATACTCAAGGTCTGCGTCTTGAAAGATCACCCAGCGTCCGCAGGCAAGTTCCAATCCGTCTTTGACCGCTGCCGTTTTTCCTCCGTTGTGATCACGGAAGACGACGGCGACACCGATCTCCTGGCAAACTGTTTGCAAGATCGAACGAGTCCCGTCGGTGGATCCGTCGTCCACCACGATGATCTCCCAGTCGTTACTCGCAACGGCCACCAGTTCCATCAAGACGCGTTCAACCGTCTTTGCCTCGTTGTACACGGGGACGATAATCGAAACATTCATTCGAAAATCCTCCCGTCGCAGACGTTGATCAACCGATGCGGTGGATCAATCCGGGTGTGTGGTTGTCTTACACCGCGATGTCGCACGACCATACGTGCGAGATTGTAATCAATCATTCGAGCGTCGCCTCAATGTGCCCCACGGACGCGATTGTAGAACGGCGAACCGAGAACCATGAATTCCGGATCGCCGAACAGGAGTATGGAGGTATCAGTGCACGTTGTCAAATTTTTCTTGTAGATCAATTCTTGTAGATCAATTCGCACCCGGTGTGAACGACGCTGTCGCAATGGTCGTCACGCCGCGACGGCAGACATGGCGCGGGACTGTCGTGTCGATAACATTGCAAACTTGCGTTGGGCTCGAACGGGTGCGTTTGGTTAGAACGGGCGGGGCAGGGCGGCCTGAAGTGACTGCATGGAACGCGGTGCGGTCGGCGGGTTATCGCCGGGATCAACAGCAAAGCAACGCGTTGATGCATCGCCGCTTTCAACATCGCGGCTTTCAACATCGCCGGACGGCAGTCGATTCGCCGCGTCGATAATAAACCGAATGAAATCGCTGTTTTTGCTTGACATGGCTGATCGACGCCTAGACATTGATCACCAATTGACTCCATGGAGTCAACGAGACTGGGGCAAAAGTTTCACTTCCTGCAGTGATGTGTCTTCTAGATTCACGTGGGGCAACGACGGTTGTCGTCATCGCGTTTTTGTAAGCAGCGCAAGATCACTTCGTGGCCTGACTGGCTAAGAATGCTCGTTCGAGATCCTCTCCTCGGGCATGTCATTTTGTCGATGGCTCGCTGCGAAGCATCACTCAATTAAAGTCCGCGGCAACCTTTTGCCTTTAGATTCGTTGATGGAGCTTTCGTAAGTTTCCCTCAAGAGAAAGGTTTAGTAATGCTAAGGTTGACTCTGGCGGCGATTGCCGCTGCTGCGTTATTGACGATCGGCATCACGTTTCAGGAAAGTGGCACGGCGACCGACCTGCGTCAAGTTTCGATCTCGGAGGCCTCCGCACTGTACGGTGCCGGATGCAGCGGATGGGATGACGACGGTGATGGTTGTGGAACCGGAGGTTGCACGGCACAAGGATCCGAGTATAGCCCCTCGTCTTTCTGGCACTACGCGTACGGACAACTGGAAAGTTCGTATTGCGCCGGCGGGACCGGTGGAAGCTGCGGCGTTTTTGAAAACGTCAACCAGACCGCGTGTGACGAGAGTTAAAGCGCCGTTGTTCGGTTCGTAATTCCTTCGGATGACTTTCGCTGCTCCGAGTGTAAAGCCTCTGGGCAGCGAAGGTTTTTCAACCAATCACCGGGACCGCAGCGAGCGTGTCGGGCAACGTCGACGCGATCGTTTTTGAGTGTCATGCATGCCGGCGGTTCCGCGTTTTGTATGACGACGCCGAATCAGACATGAAATGTCATGCCGGAAAATTATAAAACAAAAACCACTGAATTTGCTTGACAACGGATTGCGGCACCTAGACATTGATCGCCAGTTGACTCCTTTGAGTCATCGGGACTGGGGCAAAAGTTTCACCTACTGCAGTGATGTGTATTCTTGATTCACGTGGGACAACGACGGTTGTCGCCATCGCGTTTTTGTGAGCAGCGCAAGATCACTTCGTGGCCTGATTGGCTAAGAATGCTCGTTCGGGAATCTTCTCTTCGGGCATGTCATTTTGTCGATGACTCGCTGCAACGCATCACTCCATCAAAGGCCGCGGCGGCTTATTGCCTTTAGACTCGTTGACGGAGCTTTTGTAAGTTTCCCTCAAGAGAAAGGTTTAGCAATGCTAAGGTTGGCTCTGGCGGCGATCGCCGCTGCCGCGTTATTGACGATCGGCATCACGTTTCAGGAAAGTGCCACGGCGACAGACCTGCGCCACGTTTCGATCTCGGAGGCCTCGGCACTTTACGGTGCCGGGTGCAGCGGATGGGATGACGACGGCGATGGTTGTGGAACCGGGGGCTGCACGGCACAGTGTTCCGACTATAGCCCCTCATCATTTTGGCACTACGCGTACGGCCAGCTGGAGAGTTCGTACTGCGCCGGCGGGACCGGTGGAAGTTGTGGCGTGTTTGAAAACGTCAACCAGACCTCGTGTGACGAGAGCTAGACGACCGACGTTCGGTTCGTGATTCCTCCCGATGACTTTCGCTGCTCTAAGAGCAGTGCCTCTGGGGCAGCGAGGGTTTTTCTGTCATGCAATCGTCGCTGATTCGGTTCATCTGCCGCCGGGGGTGTGTGCCGAAGCATCGGGGAGGGCCAAGCGATGGTCGTCGTGTCGGATTTCGGGGCGGGTAGAGACTGTGTGTTTATGAATCTTTGGGCGGAGGCAATGAAGGTGAATGCTATGTGGAGCCAGTGCTTGCGATTCGGTCTGTTGATCGGCCTCGCATGCGGTGGGATTGTCCAGGCCCGCGGCGAGACGCCGGGTTGGCGGGAATCGGTGAGTTGTGGTCCCAACGCACTTTATGTGTATCTGCGAGGTCAGGGAGCCGACGTTTCGCTGGCCGATGTCAGGGACTTGGTTTCCGTATCGCGAAAAGGTGCGTCCTTCGCGTCGATGGCTGATGCGGCAGCAACGTTGGGAGTGGAAAGCCGGATCGTGCAGACTTCACCGGAGGTTCTGAAGACGTTGCCGTGTCCCTGTGTGATTCTTTACCACGCCAAAGGCACTCAGCCAGGCCATTACTTTGTATTAGCGGAATCCGATCGCCAGGGGTTTCGACTGTTTGATCCATTGACCACGCTTACTACGACCGTATCAACAGCGGAGCTATCGAGAGAATGGACAGGTTATGTTTTGATCCCCAGCGAGGCGCCCGTCGCCAGCGGGCAGTGGTTGCTCGCCGGGTTTTTCGGTTGCACCCTCTGGCTGGGTATGGGGCTGTGGCGGCGCTCGTCGCTGCGAACGTCTTGATGACGGGTTGCGAGAAATCTTCCGAGCAGACAGCATCGATCGAGAGACACGCCCAGGCACACCCGGTCGATCATCCGGCAGCACAGTTGCCGCGGCAATCGGGAGCGCCGGTCGACGTCCCCGTGCGCTGGCATCTTCACCCTCGTCAAATCGACATCCAGAAATACCGATCGGTGTTGGAGCGGTGTTCGATCGACGAAAACGGGACCATTCCCGATCTGTTGCATTTGGCACCGCTGTGTCGCGACCGCAACGAGGTGGCGTTCGGGAACTTCATCCAGGCGTTGCTCCACCATTCGCGGTACCTGACGTTTTTTCCGCGGGCAAGTGTCAACAGCCCGCCCTACTTGATCGCAACCGGCTACGGCGCGCGTTTTTCTGATCGAACTTGGTCGCCGTCGGATCAGGAAATGAATACCAGGGAGGCACACGCCGGACAAACATTGGCCGTGCTGAGCAACATCGGACTAGACACATCGACGCCGATCACGACTTCGACCGGCCCGATGACGCTGCAGGATGTCGTCAACGACTCTATCGCAACGTTTTCCATGCAAGAGGAACCCTACTGGGTGGTTCACGCTTTGGCGGCCTATCTTCCGCCTGCCAAATCGTGGACGAACCAATTCGGAGAGGTCTTTACGTTTGACCAGATCGCCAACCATTTGATGGTTGCGAAAAACGGTCGACAATACTCGGGGCCTTGTGGCGGCACTCATGCGTTGCAACTGCTCACGACCCTGCTTGCGGTCGATGAACAGTCGGACATCCTCGCGCCCACGACGACCGTGGAGATCCGACATTTCCTTGGCACCGCATCTCGATTACTGGAGCGTTCTCAGGACTCCGACGGGGCCTGGCATCCGAATTGGAGCGGTGACGGGGCAGGTGCGTCCAGATACGCCGAGCCCGAAGCGCACGGCGTTTGGATCACCGGCCATCATCTCGAGTGGCAGGTGCGTGTCGAAAAGGAACTACGCGTCAACGACAAACAACTCGCCGACGCAGCCCGATACGTCGTGGAATACCTGGATACCATTCCGGATTCGCTTTTGAATAGCGAACCGTGTCTGCTGACACATGGAATCAATGCAATTCGAGTCGCGTTGGAGATTGAAGATGATGCAACATAATTCAACAACAAACTTTCTAGGAGTGCCGATGATGCGACAGCTGAGAACGTCTCGATTTCACAGGATCCGCTGGATCTGCTGCCTGCTTTTGGCCGGTCTCGGTTGGGCCGGCCATCCGGCGGTCGCCCAGTCAACCAATGGGACCGTCGCCCCGCCTGATCCGAACACCGTCGCCGACCGGATCCAATCCGCGTTTGAAAACGCAAATCGGTTGCACCTGAGCTGGACTCTTGAATTTGACGTCGTCCAGGATCTCGGTGATGCCGCCCATCAAATCTTCGGAATCTACACCCCCGATCAATATGCGATCGCATTCGACTTGAAGCAAAGCAAGTACCGGGAATTCGAGCAGGCGATGGAAAGCGGTGAGGTCAGGATCTCTCGATACTGGAACGACGGAGAGACAAATTATTCGCAAGCGATTCGAAAAAACGCTGACGGAGAAGAATCTGCGGAGAATTACCATGTCTATCAAGGTGGCGATGAACGACACAATGGGCAACGGGAGCAGGCCTGCCAGTACCTGGAGTTCATCGGGAGCCCCTTCTATGACGGCATCTACATGGATGTTTGGCGTCGCGAAGCGGTGCGAGCCGGGGCCAAGACCTCAGAGGCGCCCCGAGACGTTGAGTTTTCGATCATCCAGGGGCTGCGCAGCGGCGCGTACGAATTCAAGCGGACCGAGAAGGTCGATGGAATCCCCTGCCATGTCTGGGAGCGTCCCGGCCGCGACACCCTTTTCCTGGCCCCGGAATACTCCTTCGCGCTCGTCAAGCGACTGTGGCGATGGGCCGACGGCGGGGAACTGATGATGCGGTATCTCAATTCCGACTTTCGTTCCGTCGCTCCCGGACTGTGGCTTCCCTGGAAAGCCCGACGGGAGTTCATGGTCGATCGTAACACCCATTCGGGTCATGATGCGGACACCGTGCAATTCGCCACCATCGCGACGCTCCAAGAGGTCGTCGTCGGGGGGAAGGTTTCGCAGGGACTCTTCGAGCCCAAGCCGGTGGTGGGAAGCACGGTCATGGACAACACGATCATCGACTCGGTCGGCGGCGAACGGGCCACGTTGTCGTATGTGCTCGGAGAAGATGTTCAGGCGACCGAACGGTCGATCAACCGTGCCCTGGCACGCATCACATCCGCGCGGCGCCGCAACATCCTGCTGTTCCTGCTGGCAGGTGGGGCCATTGCCGTGATCTTCGCAGTCGTACGCGCAAACCGAAAGAAACATGTCCGTCTATCATCCAAGTAAGCTTGTCATCCGCTGTGCATGGTGGTTGGCCCTGTCGTTGATCGGGCCGTGTGCCGGTGTTTGTGATCATCCTTTCAATCTGCAAGAGATCGCATCCACGCAAACGGACCGGATCGAGTCCGTCGAAAGTATCGAGATTCGCTACAGTGATCAGCGTTGGTCGCTGCAAAAGCAAAACCGTGGGAATCCCGTGGTCGAGGCGGTTCACTACATTTGGACTCCACGCCACAGCAACTTATTTCGGCAGTCGGTGGCGGGCTCACTGCACGATCATCCGCTTCATCCCGGAATGCCGATCATGCGGGAATACGGAGGTGTGATTTCCAAACATTGGCCGAGCTTTCGGAAGCTCGAGTACCAATTGTCGGACAAGCAGCATCAAGGGCTGAGTGTCGAGTACTTTGAACAGCTCGGGGTATGGCCCTATCCTGACCGGCCTGCCACGAGGCCGGACTATTTTTTTCCGTCGGTCCTGATCGTCGGTCAAGCCCGTTTGGCAACTGCAACGGAGCGGGTCGATGGATTCGAATGTGTGGTCATTGACCGAGAGACGGAAGGGGTCGATCGGATCTGGTTGGACCCCGCGTTGGGGTTCATGCCGCGGCGTCGATTGATGGAACGGTCTCGAGTACCGACGCGGCAAGACAGCCGAATGGAGGTTTCGTTCCGCGACTATCGAGACATCGGATCGGGGTTGTCGCTGCCGTTTCAGATTCGTTCTCGCCAATTGCGTCGGCTCAGCGAGCCGGCGGGTGAATTCGGAGTCATCGGTGAAGCCAGCGTGTCGGTGGAGGAAATCCAGTTGAATCAGGTCAAGGCGACTGCCTTATCACTGCCGGTCTTATTGCCCGGAACCGTCGTTGAACACGCCGATTCGGATCGCCGCCATGTCGTCGCTGGCGGTGAACGATTGCTGGTTGAAGCGACCGAACGTGCGATCGAAGTATTCGACTGGCCGCACGCTGGCGGCAATCGCGCCGGCGAATCTGCCGCAGAGACGACGGGGAATTGACGATGCTATCCGCCTCGGCAGCACACGCCCGGAAGGCCTTTTTTGCACCGCACGCGATTCTCCCCTTGGTGGTGTTTCGCATCGGTTTCGGTGTGCTGCTGAGTTGTTTCTTGGTCCTGAAGTGTCTGCACCGTGGCGTCGATATCTATTACACGCATTCCGACTTTCATCCCAAGTATCTGTGGTTTCGCTGGATTCCGGAATTGCCGAGTGAGTGGTATGTCACGGTTCACTATCTGATGGCATTCCTGGCTTTGTTGATCGCTGCGGGCGTTTTCTTTCGTGCAGCTGCTTGGGGCTTTGCTCTGATCTTCACGTACGTGTTCTTGCTCGATGCAAGCTATTACGTCAATCACTACTACCTCACTTGTCTCTTGAGTTTTCTGCTCGCCAGTTCGCCGGCCGGTCGGGCTTGGTCGATCGACACTTATTCCAAAGCGGAGGTGTCGGTGGCGACGATTCCCGCCTGGCCGATGGTGGTGCTGCGATTTCAGATGGGAGTCGTGTACTTCTTTGCGGGCATCGCAAAGATCGATGCGGACTGGCTCTCGGGCGTGCCGATGCGGATGTTCATGGAGTCGCGTTTGAATCACGAACTGTCCAGCAGCTTTCACTTTCTCCCTGTCGCGGCCGCATGGTCGGGGATGCTGTTTGACCTGCTAATCGCCCCGGCTTTGCTCTTCAACCAAACTCGCTGGCTTGCCATTGGCGTTGCAACGACGTTTCACCTCACGAATTGGTTTTTGTTTCATATCGATTTCTTTCCATTCTTGGCGATCTTATTGACCTTCATGTTTCTGCCCGATCGCATCTGGAGATCACTTCAAAACAGGATCCTGAGCGGCGGACAAACCTACGTCGGTAGGGCTCCGAGAGGGGCGGTCACGACGGTGTTGACTGTTTTTTTCGCGGTCCAATTGCTCGTTCCTTTGCGCGGGTACCTCATTCCAGGCAACGCGACATGGACGGGCGAAGGTAATCGGTTCGCATGGCGGATGATGCTTTGCGACAAGAGTTCAACGGGAGAGATTTTTGCGATCACGGATTCAGGCAGGAACAAAGTCCCCGTCGTGCTTTCCGGGATGACGACCAAAGCCCAGCGGCAGCGAATCTTTTTGTTTCCCGATGCGATCGCACAACTGTGTCAGTACCTGCGCACCAGATTCGGCGAAAAGTATGGTGAGGATGTCGCGTACGTTGCCGAGGTCAAGATGTCGCTCAACGGAAGGCGGCCTCGCTATCTGGTTGATCCCAACGTCGATCTGTCACGGTTGGAGATCAGTTTTTGGCATTCGGACTGGATACTCAACGAGAACCATGGAACTGAAGAATCGATTCAAACCGCTCCGTGACCATCGAACGTACGCGGTTGCGATGCTGGCGCTGATAGTGGTTCACGTCAGTCTGCTCTGCTATTCCGCTTGGATCCACAGCCCGACGTTGGACGAACCGGCACATTTGGCGTCGGGGGTTCACCTCGGTCGCACCGGAGACTACTCGCTGTATCGAGTGAACCCTCCGTTGGTGCGATTGATTGCAGCGGTTCCGGCACTCCTGCTGGATTGCCAAGTCGACTGGGGGCGACTCGCAACGTATGCCGGGACTCGCTCGGAGTTCACCGTGGGAGAAGATTTTGTGCGGGCGAACGGTCGGCGCAGTTTACTGTACTTTCGATTGGGACGCGTCCTCTTGAGCTGCTTTTCGGTTGTCGGAGCAGTTACCTGCTTTTTGTGGGCCAAAGATCTGTATTCACCCCGGTCGGGTTTGGTGGCCGCGAGTTTGTGGTGTTTTTCACCGCTGATCCTCGGCCATGGAGCGCTGATGACGCCCGATTGCGCGGCAGCGGCGCTCTTTGTGCTGGCAAGTTATTGCTTTTGGCGATGGTTAAACGTTCCATGTTGGAAACGCGCTCTCGTGACCGGATGCGTACTCGGTGTCGCCCTGTTGAGCAAGACGACGGCTGTTTTGCTAGTTGGCATCTGGCCCGCAATCTGGATGGTCTACCGCTGGTGCGCAGAAGACAGGCCTTCGCGGGATTGGTGGTGGCGCGAGGCAAAGATGATCGCTTCGATCCTGGGGATCGGGCTGTACCTGCTCAATCTTGGCTATCTCGGAAAAGGCACGGGCACGCCGCTGGGAGAGTTTCGTTTCGTCAGTGCGATGTTATCCGGTGACGAAAGATCAGAACACAATCGGTTTCAAAATACGATCTTCGCCGCTGTCCCCGTGCCCCTTCCCGCTGATTATGTTCTTGGAATCGATTCCCAACAAAATGACTTTGAAAGTCTAAGTCGCCCCTCGTATCTCCGCGGCAAATTTCAAGCAAAAGGATGGTGGTACTACTATCTGTACGCTTCACTGGTAAAGCTCCCCGGCGGCGTGCTGGGACTGCTCGGTTTAACCCTGGTGACAATGCCATTTCGTCGCGCACATCGCGTTGTCGATTGGCGAGACCATCTGGTATTGCTGTCCCCCGCAATCGTCATCTTCATCGCGGCAAGCTCAAAGACGGGATTCAGCCACCACCTCCGTTACGTTCTGCCCAGTTTTCCGTTCTTGTACATTTGGGTCAGCCAATGCTTTGCTCCGCACCCTTGCGATCGCCTAGCCACATCCCGGACGGACGATACCATGCAATCGGAGGATCATACGGCGGGCCGTCACAAGGGACCTGCAGAGTCGTGTTATATCGTGATGGCGGCATCGGCATTGTTGGCATACTCCGTCGTGACCAGTCTGTGGTACTTCCCGCA containing:
- a CDS encoding glycosyltransferase family 2 protein; this translates as MNVSIIVPVYNEAKTVERVLMELVAVASNDWEIIVVDDGSTDGTRSILQTVCQEIGVAVVFRDHNGGKTAAVKDGLELACGRWVIFQDADLEYDPRDIHRLLAHAETGHRVVYGKRRGSWHRPNRWVFALGVLGVDLSILLLFGRFVRDHATCYKLIPRSVLTSLQLRSVGFEGCVEITAKLMRSGIPISQIPIGYTPRAMSDGKKLTPAYGFRALGAALRWRNWRPCPSPAEHTGSSSTLPAKRANSALN
- a CDS encoding HTTM domain-containing protein, with the translated sequence MLSASAAHARKAFFAPHAILPLVVFRIGFGVLLSCFLVLKCLHRGVDIYYTHSDFHPKYLWFRWIPELPSEWYVTVHYLMAFLALLIAAGVFFRAAAWGFALIFTYVFLLDASYYVNHYYLTCLLSFLLASSPAGRAWSIDTYSKAEVSVATIPAWPMVVLRFQMGVVYFFAGIAKIDADWLSGVPMRMFMESRLNHELSSSFHFLPVAAAWSGMLFDLLIAPALLFNQTRWLAIGVATTFHLTNWFLFHIDFFPFLAILLTFMFLPDRIWRSLQNRILSGGQTYVGRAPRGAVTTVLTVFFAVQLLVPLRGYLIPGNATWTGEGNRFAWRMMLCDKSSTGEIFAITDSGRNKVPVVLSGMTTKAQRQRIFLFPDAIAQLCQYLRTRFGEKYGEDVAYVAEVKMSLNGRRPRYLVDPNVDLSRLEISFWHSDWILNENHGTEESIQTAP
- a CDS encoding cysteine peptidase family C39 domain-containing protein translates to MKVNAMWSQCLRFGLLIGLACGGIVQARGETPGWRESVSCGPNALYVYLRGQGADVSLADVRDLVSVSRKGASFASMADAAATLGVESRIVQTSPEVLKTLPCPCVILYHAKGTQPGHYFVLAESDRQGFRLFDPLTTLTTTVSTAELSREWTGYVLIPSEAPVASGQWLLAGFFGCTLWLGMGLWRRSSLRTS
- a CDS encoding glycosyltransferase family 2 protein, which encodes MSNDELVDTVSIVVPCFNDGALLQALLTRTREACENCNVEFELVIVNDGSTDRSWDQIRDLVTTDRRIVGVDLTRNFGQDRAILAGLSYCTGDCVFVLDADLQDPPELLPEMLRCIRDGADVAYGRRLSRSGETIAKRLTAWGFYHLINLVSDIEVPKGVGNFRLMRREVAHTIAGLKQQPDFFRGLCAWVGYRQVAVNFHRDPRHGGVTHWPLRRMLQLASQAIVSLSSAPLLLPTWIASFATLSCIALLAVPAAATPLRTGDWHLPAMMCLAIANAWVLAIFGLYLMRIYHDAKGTPPYLVRETVSKVNYLEPARQSKCPVGHHAY
- a CDS encoding ArnT family glycosyltransferase, with product MELKNRFKPLRDHRTYAVAMLALIVVHVSLLCYSAWIHSPTLDEPAHLASGVHLGRTGDYSLYRVNPPLVRLIAAVPALLLDCQVDWGRLATYAGTRSEFTVGEDFVRANGRRSLLYFRLGRVLLSCFSVVGAVTCFLWAKDLYSPRSGLVAASLWCFSPLILGHGALMTPDCAAAALFVLASYCFWRWLNVPCWKRALVTGCVLGVALLSKTTAVLLVGIWPAIWMVYRWCAEDRPSRDWWWREAKMIASILGIGLYLLNLGYLGKGTGTPLGEFRFVSAMLSGDERSEHNRFQNTIFAAVPVPLPADYVLGIDSQQNDFESLSRPSYLRGKFQAKGWWYYYLYASLVKLPGGVLGLLGLTLVTMPFRRAHRVVDWRDHLVLLSPAIVIFIAASSKTGFSHHLRYVLPSFPFLYIWVSQCFAPHPCDRLATSRTDDTMQSEDHTAGRHKGPAESCYIVMAASALLAYSVVTSLWYFPHSLSYFNEFAGGPRNGAAHLLNSNIDWGQDLLNLEQWILESADPSDLPVHLAFQSQYNPFDLDVRDIDSWPFRIARTIPPEVPPGSYAIGVNLLHGYPAVVHDRNREIYQISNVGLDELRKMDPLARIGYSVVVYSDQQISEAIKRHRRPADDASKRGPAF